The Candidatus Methylomirabilota bacterium nucleotide sequence GGGGAGGCTCAGGCCGCCGCGCGCCGGATCATCCGCTGCACGCGCGCCTCGAGCACCAGCTCACCGCGCTGGTTCAGGACGCGGTGCCGGTAGCCGACGATGCCGCGGTCGGGCTTCTTCGTCTCCCGCTTGTCTGCCACCTCGACCTCGACCGTGAGCGTGTCGCCCTCGAGCACGGGCGCGACCACCCGAATCTCGCCGCCGAGCCACGCCATGCCCGTGCCGTGGATGAGGCCCGTCTGCATGATGAGCCCTTCCGAGAGGGCGAACGTCAGGGCGCCCGGCGCCGCCCGTCGTCGAAAGACCGACTCTCGCGCGACGTACTCCATGTCCATGAATATGGGCTCCGTGAAGCCGCAGAGGTTCACGAAGCTCACGATGTCGGTCTCCGAGACGGTGCGCCCGAGCGTCCGGTACGTCGCCCCGACCTCGTGCTGTTCGAAGTTCAGGCCGTGCGTTCTCATCGTGCCCCCGTGGCGCCACCGGGCGCGGCGCGTTTCCGCTCGAAGATCGCCACCCAGTTGTCGGAGCGCGGCGTGTACGTGGCGGCCTCCGGGCCCCAGAGATACGTCGTTCGGCCGAGCGATACGAGCTCGACGGTGCCGACCCGATCGTACCGGGTCTGGTATCGCGCGAACCAGTCGAAGATCGTCGTGTCGGAGCGCGGCGTGACCAGCCACGACGACAGCACCTTCACGAAGACGACGAACTTCGGATCGTTGGCCTCGATCTCCCGGATCATCTGGCGCTGCATCGGAGCCGCGTACGGTTGCGGCTCCATCAAGGCGTACGTGTAGACGTAACCGGTGGCCGCCCGGCGCCGGGCGTAGAAGTAGATCTCGGGTTCCGAGCCGATCACCGCGATCCTGTCGTCCGGGAGCGTGCGCTCGCGGATGTGGTGGGCGATCTCGACGGACTCGAGAAACGGATTCATGCCGTAGAGGGCGCGCAGGACCTGGGGCGGGGTGTCTGTGAAGAGGATTGCGCGCTCGAGGTAGACGAGGTGGAGCAGGGGAACCGCGGCTAGCGCGATCGGGAGCCCGTACCGCAGGCTCCGTCTCCGGACGGGTGCGAGGCGTCGCGCGACCGCATCGACCGCGACGCCGGCGAGGATCGCGAGGACGGGGAGCAGCAGGATGAAGTACTGGTTCCTGAAGTAGAGCCCCGCGGAGGTCGCGAGACACGAGCAGGCGAAGAGCAGCACGACGAAGGGGCGTCCCGGGCGCGTCTCGGCGTCCCAGAAGAGCGCCGACAGCCCGAGGCCCGCGAGCGCGGCGGCGAGATACGATGTCGGCAGGATCCAGCGGAGGGCGGACCCGAGATTGGCGACCGCGGTGGCGAGCGACGTCGCCGTGGCGTACTCGAACGCGTAGGTGAAGGTCCAGAACCAGAAATTGGCGAAGGTGCCTGCCAGGGCCATGACGACGCACAGGGCCGCGAACGGCGCCGCCGCGCCGACCACGACCGCGCCGGCGGCCCCGAGCCGCCCGCGCGGGTCGCCCCTCGTCCCGAGCAGGACGTAGAGGACGGCGAACAGCGCGAAGGCCCCGCCGCTTTGCTTCACGAGAAAGGCCGCCCCGAGGAGTACCCCGCTGCCCACGAACCACGCCCGCCCGCGACGCTCGATCGCGTGCAGGAGGACGAGCAGGCCCGCCAGAGCCGGCGCAAGCACGAAGCGCTCGGCGTAGGCCCAGGGCGCGAAGAGTCGCGGGCTCAGCGAGAGGGTGGCGAAGGTGGCGGCCGCGATCACGGCGACGCGCGTGCCGAACAGTCGCCCGGTGAGGAGGAAGACCAGCACGCTCGTCACGGCGTCGACGACGAGCAGCCCGAGATGAATGCCGGTCGGCGTCTGGCCGAAGGCGGCGAGGCTCAGGGCGTAGATGGCGTAGATGCCCGGCATCTTGAAGTTGTACGCCTGCGCGTACGGCGGAATGCCCGCGAGCAGGAGCTGGGCGAAGTACGCGTACTCGCCCTCGTCGCGATCGAGCGGCAGGGCCAGCAGCCGGGCACGGACCGCCGCCGCGGCGCCGACGAGCAGCGCCAGGACGACCCAGCCCCACACGGCGGGCCGCGGCCGCCCGGACCCGGCGGACCCGCTCACGGCGCCACTCTCTGGTAGATAGTGATTCGCGGTCCCTCGCTGGCCTCGCGGTACCGGTGAAAATCCGGCTCCGGGATGTTTTCCCAGACCGTGTCCACGGTGGGCAGCTGGATCTCGCGGTAGCGCTGGAGTGGAATCTCCGTCCGGAGATAACGAAGCGTCCGCTCGACGTCCGCGTCCACGGCGGCCCGGTTGACGGGGCTGCGGAACCGGAGGAAGAAGCGGGCGATGATCCAGTCGGGGAGCGGCCAGCCGGCGAGGCTCTGACAGCCCTGGCCCCCGCGCACCTCGAGGTCGGCGGCGTAGAAGCGCAGCGGGAGGTCGCCATACGTGATGAACACCCGCTCGCCTGGACGTGCGTGGGCGCGGAGGTAGCCGACGATGGCCGCGATCGGCCCGGGCGCGTCGTGAGTGACCTCGTACAGGTACTTGACCGGCGCCGAGCCGAGCTCCCCTCGCGCGAGGTCGCCGCGATCCAGGAAGACGAGTAGCGCGATGCCGACGATCGCGAGGATCCGGCTCGTCGACCAGAGCGCGCGGAGGACGGCCGCCTGGAGGAGCGCGAGGGCGGGCAGTAAGGGGACGACGTAGCGGAAGAAGGCGAACGGCGCCGCCGAGAGCGTCAGGACGTAGCCGAGGCCGAAGAGGACCAGCGCCAGGCACGTGCGCGGGACGGGCCAGGCCTGCCAGAGCCGGCCGGCCGCGAGGACGATGGCCGCTGCGACGAGAAGGCCCAGGAGCACGACGGAGCAGGCGTGGAGCTCCAGGCCGACCACGTAATGCCACAGGGTCCGCGCGTAGAGCCCGGCGGAGGCGACGGCCAGGGCCACGCGGCTCTTGCCTCGGAGGTCGAAGATCAGGAGCCACGGCAGGTTGATCGCGAGCGTGACCAGGCCCGCGCCACCGAGCCGGAGCGCCGTGGGCGCATCGAACGGAAACGCGAGGAACGCGAGGGCGAGGCCCGCAGCCGTCGCGACCATGGCCAGGTAGTTCGAGTGGAAGAGCACGCTCATCGCGAGCGCCAGGCCGAGGACGGCGCCGCGCCGGTCGCGGAGCAGCGCGAAGAAGAAGTAGAGGACCCAGACCGTCGCGAGCGCGGCGATGGCGTAGTAGCGGGCCTGACGCACGTGGAGCAAGAACGGGACCGAGGACGTCAGGAGGAACGAGGCGACCAGGGCGAGGGCGCGGTCCCCGAAGAGGGAGACCCCAACGGCGTAGAGCGACACGATCGTCAGCACGCCGAGCGGCGCGAAGGGCAGGCGCGCCGTGAAGGTGCCGGCGCCGAGGAGCTTGAACGAGAGCGCCTCCAGGTAGAACTGGGCCCAGGGCGTCTGGCGCCAGAGGTAGTTCGCGTCGAAGTCGGTCGAGCACTCCTGGGAGATCAGGTTGCGGCCGTCCCAGGCGATCGGCACGCCGAAGCGGAGGACACGTTGGGCGAGCAGCGCGGTTTCCGCCTCGTCGTCCCACAGATAGCGTCGGTCGAGGCCGGCGAACACGAGGACGGCACCGAGGACGGCCACGAGCGCGAGCAGGGCGGTCGGCCGGGTCACCGGGAGCACCCTACCCGACGGGCGTTCGCTCGTCTACTCACCGAGGTAGGCGCGGCGGACGTCGGCGTTGTCGGCGAGCTCCGCGGCGGTGCCCGCGAGCGCGATGGAGCCCGTCTCCAGCACGTACCCGCGGTGGGCGATCGAGAGCGCCATCGCCGCGTTCTGCTCTACCAGGAGGATCGTCATCCCCTGGCGGTTGATGTCGGCGACGGTGTCGAAGATCTGCTCGACGAGCACCGGCGCCAGCCCCATGCTCGGCTCGTCGAGGAGGAGCAGCCGCGGGTGGAGCATCAGCGCGCGCGCGATCGCGAGCATCTGCTGCTCGCCGCCCGAGAGCGTGCCCGCCACCTGGCCGACGCGCTCGGCGAGCCGCGGGAAGAGCGCGAAGACGAGGTCGAGGTCGGCGGCGATCCCCGCGTCGCGCCGCGTGTACGCGCCCATCACGAGGTTCTCGCGGACGGTCAGCCGGTTGAAGATGCGCCGGCCCTCGGGCACGTGCGCGATGCCCCGGCGGGCGATCTCGTGGGGCGGCACGCCGACGAGCGGCTCCGCGTCGAGCGTGATCGTGCCACGCGCCGGCTGGAGCAGCCCGGAGACCGTCCGGAGCGTCGTCGTCTTCCCCGCGCCGTTGTTGCCGAGGACCGCCACGATCTCGCCGCGGCCGACCTCGAGCGCGACGCCCTTGAGCGCCCGGATCTTGCCGTACGCGACCTCGAGCCCGTCAACCCGCAGCACGGCGGCGCTCATGCCGGCGGGTGCCGAGGTACGCCTCGATGACCCGCGCGTTGGTCTGGACCTCCCGGGGGGTCCCCTCCGCGATCTTCTCGCCGTGGTCCAGCACGGTCACGCGATCCGACACCTCCATGACGACGCGCATGTTGTGCTCGATCAGGACGATCGCCAGGCCGAGCTCGGCGACGAGGTCGCGCAGCAGGCGCATGAGCGCCCCGGCCTCGCCCTGCGTCATCCCCGCGGTCGGCTCGTCGAGGAGCAGGAGCGAGGGCTCCGAGGCGAGCGCGCGGGCGAGCTCGAGGCGCCGCTGGTCGCCGTAGGGCAGGTTGCGGGCCACGTCGTTCGCGCTGTCGCGGAGGCCCACGCGGGCGAGCAGCTCGCCCGCGCGCGCCTGGAGCGCTCGCTCGGCGTCGCGAAAGCGGGGACGGTGCGAGAGGACGTCCCAGAGCCCGAGCGAGACGCGGGCGTGCATGCCGACCAGGACGTTCTCGATGGCCGTCATGTTCGCGAAGAGGCGGATGTTCTGGAACGTGCGGCAGATGCCGAGCGCCGTGATCTCGTCGGGGCGCCGCCCGAGCAGCGGCGCTCCCTTGAAGGTCACGACGCCCGCGTCCGCGGGGTAGAGGCCCGTGAAGATGTTGAACAGCGTCGTCTTCCCCGCGCCGTTCGGGCCGATGATCGACGCGATCCCGGACTCGAGGCTGAAGTCCACGGCGGCGAGCGCGGTGAGGCCGCCGAAGCGCTTGGTGACGCCGCGCGCCTCGAACAGGGTCATGGGACCGGACTCCGCGGGGCCGGTGGGGGGCGTCATCGTTCCGCCAGCTCGCGGCTGCGGCGGCGCACCGGGAAGATCCCCTGGGGGCGGAAGATCATCATGAGGACGAGGATCACCCCGAAGATCATCCGCTCGTACTTCGCGGGCTCGAGCTGCGTCGGGAGGTTCGCCAGGCTGTAGCCGAGCACCGTCACGCCCGCGTTCTTCAGCTCGTTCAGCCAGAGCGAGAGGCCCTTCAGCACCTGGAGGTTGAGGACCGTCACCACGGTCGCGCCGATCACCGCGCCGGGGATCGAGCCCATCCCGCCGAGGATGACCATCGAGAGCACGCCGATGGACTCGAGGAAGGTGAACGACTCGGGGTTGATGAAGACCTGCTTCGCCGAGAAGAGCACGCCCATCACGCCCGCGAAGGAGGCGCCGCACGCGAACGCCAGCAGCTTCGACCGCACGAGGGGCACGCCCATCGCCTGCGCCGCCAGCTCGTCCTCTCGGATCGCCTCCCAGGCGCGGCCGACGTGCGAGTCCTCGAGCCTCCGGTTGGCCAGGATGACGGCGCCCACGATCACGAGGACGAGGAAGTAGAACGCCTCGGAGTACGGGATGTCGAGCGGCAGGGGCGGGCGCCCGATCGGCGTGATCCCCTTGGGTCCGTTCGTGATGTTGATCGGCTTGTCGAGGTTGTTGGCGAGGACGCGGATCACCTCGCCGAAGCCGAGCGTCACGATGGCGAGGTAGTCGCCGCGCAGGCGCAGGACGGGCAGGCCGAGGAGCACGCCGGTCCCGGCGGCGACGAGGAGGCCGACCAGGAGGAAGGCGTAGAACCAGATCGGCGCGAGCGGGAAGGCGTTCCCGCCGAAGATCTGGTTGGCCTGGGCCGAGCCGAAGATCGCCCACGAGTAGGCGCCGACCGCGTAGAACGCCACGTACCCGAGGTCGAGCAGCCCCGCGAGGCCGACGACGATGTTGAGGCCGAGCGCGAGCGCGGCGAAGATGCCCACCTGGGTCGCGACCTCCAGGTAGTAGCCGTTGAAGTACCCGATCGCGGGCATCAGGACGAGCAGCGCCGCCCCGAGGAGCGCCGCGCGGAGCCACGCCGGGATCCGCGCGACGTAGGCGAAGAGCAGCGAGCCCTGGAACAGGAGGAAGACGAGCACCGAGCGGGGAAAGGTCGCGACGGCCCACGCCGAGACGGCGACGAGGCCGACCGCGAGGGCCGCCTGGATCATGCGCGTCCCCGCACGACCTCCCCGAGGAGGCCCTTGGGCCGGAAGATGAGGATGAGGATCAGGACGGAGAAGGCGAAGATGTCTTTGTACTCGGCGCCGAAGGCGCCGCCGGTGAGCAGCGAGAGGTACGAGGCGGCGAACGCCTCGAGGAGCCCGAGGACGATCCCGCCGAGCATCGCGCCCGGGATGTTCCCGATCCCGCCGAGCACCGCGGCGGTGAAGGCCTTGAGGCCGGGGACGAACCCGGTGTAGGGATTGATCAGCCCGTACTGCACCCCGAAGAGCACGCCCGCCGCGCCGCCCATCGCCCCGCCGATCAGGAAGGTGAGCGAGATGATCCCGTTGACGTTGATCCCCATGAGGCTCGCCGCCGCCTGATCCTCGGCGACGGCCCGGATCGCCGTGCCGACCCTCGTCCGGTTCACGAGCGCCCAGAGCACGCCGAGCATCGCGAGCGCCGCGACGATCACCCCGAGCGACTTCAGCGGCACGTCGACGGTGGAGGCGAGCTCGAAGCGGACGTTCAGCGCGTCGATCGTCGGGTAGACGAGGTTGAAGGCGTTGCGCCAGAGCGACTCGACGAGGCGGATCAGGTCCTGGAGGAAGAACGAGACGCCGATCGCCGAGATGAGCGGGATCAGCCGCGGCGCGTTCCGCAGCGGGCGGTACGCGACGCGCTCGACGGCGACCGCGAGGAGCCCGCTCGCCGCCATGCCGGCCGCGAGGACGCCGAGCAGCAGCAGCGGCCAGGGCAGCACGTCGAGCAGCCCGGCGGCCTTCACCTCGAGGAGGATCTCGACCCCGACGAACGCGCCGATGATGAAGATCTCGGAGTGGGCGAAGTTGATGAACTCCAGCACGCCGTACACCATCGTGTAGCCGAGAGCGATCAGCGCGTACATGAAGCCGAGGATGAGGCCGTCGAGGAGGACCTGGGGGAAGATGCCGACCAGGAGCTGGACGTCCATACAGGAGCGACGAGGGGCGGGCGGGAGCCCTCGTGAGAGCGCCCCGCCCGCCCCTCGCCGCCGACCCTCTCGCCGGCCTCGCTACTTCTTCGCCATGGCCGGCGGGGCGATGGTCAGCTGCTTGACGATCTTGTTGTCGCCCCACTTCTCGGAGTTGTCGCTCACGACCTGCAGGACGAAGTAGAGCGCCTTCTTCCGGTCCCCCTTGCCGTCGAACTCGATCTCGCCGGTGATGCCGTTGTACTTGACCTTCCGGATCGCCGCGGAGACGTCCTCGCGGGTGGGCGCCT carries:
- a CDS encoding ABC transporter ATP-binding protein — protein: MSAAVLRVDGLEVAYGKIRALKGVALEVGRGEIVAVLGNNGAGKTTTLRTVSGLLQPARGTITLDAEPLVGVPPHEIARRGIAHVPEGRRIFNRLTVRENLVMGAYTRRDAGIAADLDLVFALFPRLAERVGQVAGTLSGGEQQMLAIARALMLHPRLLLLDEPSMGLAPVLVEQIFDTVADINRQGMTILLVEQNAAMALSIAHRGYVLETGSIALAGTAAELADNADVRRAYLGE
- a CDS encoding ABC transporter ATP-binding protein translates to MTLFEARGVTKRFGGLTALAAVDFSLESGIASIIGPNGAGKTTLFNIFTGLYPADAGVVTFKGAPLLGRRPDEITALGICRTFQNIRLFANMTAIENVLVGMHARVSLGLWDVLSHRPRFRDAERALQARAGELLARVGLRDSANDVARNLPYGDQRRLELARALASEPSLLLLDEPTAGMTQGEAGALMRLLRDLVAELGLAIVLIEHNMRVVMEVSDRVTVLDHGEKIAEGTPREVQTNARVIEAYLGTRRHERRRAAG
- a CDS encoding glycosyltransferase family 39 protein, translated to MTRPTALLALVAVLGAVLVFAGLDRRYLWDDEAETALLAQRVLRFGVPIAWDGRNLISQECSTDFDANYLWRQTPWAQFYLEALSFKLLGAGTFTARLPFAPLGVLTIVSLYAVGVSLFGDRALALVASFLLTSSVPFLLHVRQARYYAIAALATVWVLYFFFALLRDRRGAVLGLALAMSVLFHSNYLAMVATAAGLALAFLAFPFDAPTALRLGGAGLVTLAINLPWLLIFDLRGKSRVALAVASAGLYARTLWHYVVGLELHACSVVLLGLLVAAAIVLAAGRLWQAWPVPRTCLALVLFGLGYVLTLSAAPFAFFRYVVPLLPALALLQAAVLRALWSTSRILAIVGIALLVFLDRGDLARGELGSAPVKYLYEVTHDAPGPIAAIVGYLRAHARPGERVFITYGDLPLRFYAADLEVRGGQGCQSLAGWPLPDWIIARFFLRFRSPVNRAAVDADVERTLRYLRTEIPLQRYREIQLPTVDTVWENIPEPDFHRYREASEGPRITIYQRVAP
- a CDS encoding glycosyltransferase family 39 protein codes for the protein MSGSAGSGRPRPAVWGWVVLALLVGAAAAVRARLLALPLDRDEGEYAYFAQLLLAGIPPYAQAYNFKMPGIYAIYALSLAAFGQTPTGIHLGLLVVDAVTSVLVFLLTGRLFGTRVAVIAAATFATLSLSPRLFAPWAYAERFVLAPALAGLLVLLHAIERRGRAWFVGSGVLLGAAFLVKQSGGAFALFAVLYVLLGTRGDPRGRLGAAGAVVVGAAAPFAALCVVMALAGTFANFWFWTFTYAFEYATATSLATAVANLGSALRWILPTSYLAAALAGLGLSALFWDAETRPGRPFVVLLFACSCLATSAGLYFRNQYFILLLPVLAILAGVAVDAVARRLAPVRRRSLRYGLPIALAAVPLLHLVYLERAILFTDTPPQVLRALYGMNPFLESVEIAHHIRERTLPDDRIAVIGSEPEIYFYARRRAATGYVYTYALMEPQPYAAPMQRQMIREIEANDPKFVVFVKVLSSWLVTPRSDTTIFDWFARYQTRYDRVGTVELVSLGRTTYLWGPEAATYTPRSDNWVAIFERKRAAPGGATGAR
- a CDS encoding branched-chain amino acid ABC transporter permease, which encodes MDVQLLVGIFPQVLLDGLILGFMYALIALGYTMVYGVLEFINFAHSEIFIIGAFVGVEILLEVKAAGLLDVLPWPLLLLGVLAAGMAASGLLAVAVERVAYRPLRNAPRLIPLISAIGVSFFLQDLIRLVESLWRNAFNLVYPTIDALNVRFELASTVDVPLKSLGVIVAALAMLGVLWALVNRTRVGTAIRAVAEDQAAASLMGINVNGIISLTFLIGGAMGGAAGVLFGVQYGLINPYTGFVPGLKAFTAAVLGGIGNIPGAMLGGIVLGLLEAFAASYLSLLTGGAFGAEYKDIFAFSVLILILIFRPKGLLGEVVRGRA
- a CDS encoding branched-chain amino acid ABC transporter permease, with product MIQAALAVGLVAVSAWAVATFPRSVLVFLLFQGSLLFAYVARIPAWLRAALLGAALLVLMPAIGYFNGYYLEVATQVGIFAALALGLNIVVGLAGLLDLGYVAFYAVGAYSWAIFGSAQANQIFGGNAFPLAPIWFYAFLLVGLLVAAGTGVLLGLPVLRLRGDYLAIVTLGFGEVIRVLANNLDKPINITNGPKGITPIGRPPLPLDIPYSEAFYFLVLVIVGAVILANRRLEDSHVGRAWEAIREDELAAQAMGVPLVRSKLLAFACGASFAGVMGVLFSAKQVFINPESFTFLESIGVLSMVILGGMGSIPGAVIGATVVTVLNLQVLKGLSLWLNELKNAGVTVLGYSLANLPTQLEPAKYERMIFGVILVLMMIFRPQGIFPVRRRSRELAER
- a CDS encoding MaoC/PaaZ C-terminal domain-containing protein, whose protein sequence is MRTHGLNFEQHEVGATYRTLGRTVSETDIVSFVNLCGFTEPIFMDMEYVARESVFRRRAAPGALTFALSEGLIMQTGLIHGTGMAWLGGEIRVVAPVLEGDTLTVEVEVADKRETKKPDRGIVGYRHRVLNQRGELVLEARVQRMIRRAAA